Genomic segment of Erythrobacter sp. BLCC-B19:
GTCGGCCCCCAGCCATAGATTTCGTGCCCCCATTGCCGATTGTCGCGGAAGAACAGCCCCAGCACGTCCCAATTGAGCCGCACCGAAGTATAGGCCACATCGCGCCCATCCGGGTCCGAGGGCTTGGGCTTGATCGGCTTGGTCGCCAGCACCCCGAGAGCGTCGAGCACCGTCAGGGAAATCGGTGCGCGCGAGAGCATATAACGGTAGCACAACCGGTCGAACAGCTCGTCAAAGAAGTCCGCCGGATCGTCGACGACGTCGGCAAGGGCGGGCAGCCCGTCGAGATCCTTGATCCGTCCCAGCAACGCCCCGAGCCTGGCGAGCATATCCGGACCGCCCGTCACCACATCCTCAAGGCTGTCCAGCAGCGTCGGGTTCATGCCGCCCAGCGCATTCTGCAGCTGCGTCGTGTCGACGGCGGTGGGATCGTAGCCCATCTCGGCCAGCAGCGCGCGCAGTTCGTCCACCGATTCGGTCGCCGCGATGATCGGCGAGACGAAGTGCAGCGCTTCGGTCACAAAACCGACGAGGACTTTTGCCATGGGATCGCTGGGCATGACTTGCTCCCTCAGTTCAGGTTAGAGAGCGTGCGCAGCCGCGCCCGCGTGACAACATCGATAACGCCCTCATTATGCAGCGCTTCGATCAGCAGATTGGCATTGGCAGGCAATTGCACCTGCAACAGCGCAGCGGCATCGAGCATCCCGAAGCCGCGCCGCGCAGCATCCCAAGGTGCCTGCGCCCCGGTCACCGTCTGCGTTGCCGCCGAATGTTTGAGCGCCCAGCGAAAGGCGTGAACCATCAGGTGCTTGCCAAAGCGGGTGATGAGATTCTGGCGTCCATGATGCGCCTGCCAAAGCGCGCAGGCCCCGGCGGTAATTGCGGTCGCATAGGAAGTGCCGTCGCTGCGATGAACGAAATGATCGACCCCGCCTTGGCCATTCAGCACACTGCGCGCGCTGAAGGTCTGCACGCCCGGCGAGGTAATATCCACTTCGATGCCGTAAAGTCCGGTATTCAAGGGGTTGCCGTGAACGTCGCAAGCGGCGCAGCAGATCGTATTGATATCCGACCCGGGATAGGCCGGCCCCCCGATGATCCGTGCTGCCCGCGCCTCGTTGGCCAGCAGCAGTTCAAGAAAGCGCAGGTACCGGGCAATCTCTTGTGCGCTTCGCCCAGCAGCTTTGGCCTTTGCCACCAGATCGTCGCACAAGGCCTTCATCGTGGGGTAGCTGCTACCGAGGGCAAGGCCGGTGAAGTCGGCCACTACCTCGACAATTCGCGCAACCCGGGCCGCCTCCTGCGCCGCTGCGCTTCCCTGGTTGGCGGTGCCGGCAAGGCTTTCGGCTGTCTGAGCCCAGCCTTCGAACAGCGAATGATGACCCTCCACGGTCTGCCCTGCGGCAGCGCAGACGATGATTCCGGCGTCTGCCACCGCCCCGATCGCCTGTTCGATCACCGCATATTTCAACGCCTCACCGGCAGCCATTCCAAGGCTGATCGAAATGACCCCGATGCTGGAATCGGTCTTCGCCTTATCGAGGATATAACGAAGACCTGTCGCCATGTTGTTGGCAACGATCGGGTCGACCATGACCGAATCCGTCACCCGTACCGGCAAGTATTGCGCTTCGGGCGCGGTTCCGATGATGTCGATGCGGTTCGCCCCGAGCCCCTCGGCGACCTGCGGCGCCGTCACCGGATATTGGGGCGGGTTGTTCCCGGGATTGGTCGCCGGCGGAACAGCAACCGGGCTCATGAACAGGCTCGCCGTCGAACAGCCGTGGCTGGGGTTCAGCCCGAGCAGCATATCGATCCCGTTATCGGGAAAAACGACCCGCGCGGACGCTCCGGCGGTGATCTGCACCGAGTTGCTGGTCACGACAATTCCGGCGCCGATATGGACGTTAAGCGTCTGCTCAAGATAGGACGGGAGGTTCTTCAGTGAGAGGTAGGACGGGGCCGGGTCGGTAAAGGTGCGGGCGTCCTGCGTCCGGACCCGGCCGCCGTGCATCAGTTCCGGATGCAGCGTGTAGCCGGTATCGAGATGCGCGATGGTGATCCCCGCGCCGCGCTGACCCACGCCGCCGGTCAGGTTATGCGCCCCAGTCTCCCCGCCTTCGTTGACAAAGCGGCTGAAGCGCAGTTCCCACGGCTCGTTCGGCTTGTCATGCGGCTGAGCCGCCGTGACCGGTATCGGATTGGGAGCGCCTGGAGCAAAACCTACGGCCATCGGAAAACCTCACGATCGAAGATCAGAGCCGTTTCCCGATAGCCACATCCGTCCGTTGGACGGATCACGCGCGCATTTTCAGGATAGAGCCCACCACGTTACGACCGTGTGATTTTTATGCCCTTATCATCACCTCGACCCACCAAAGCAGATTGGCGAAATGCGACAAAAAACAGTAATTTCGTGTTAGCTTACGCGCCCACCTGCCGATGACCAGCGTCAGAATGACTTGGGCTGGTCAGCACGAATGAAGAACTTTACTTGCGGTGCGGGCCTGCCTTCATCCGCAATTGGCAGCAGCGCAGCCCGCCCCGCCCGCCTGCGCAACATCAGATCCGCGCGCTGATGCTGCGCTGCCAAGTGCGGCAAGGCCTGCCCGACAAGTTTAACTGCCCCTGCCACCATGAGTTTGCGTTTGACACCCTGCTAACGAGTTGCCACGTTTTGCCCAAGGGGCAAGCGATTCCATTATGTTGCAAGGGGCAAGTCAAAAAGCCGAAGGATTTGCCGCGCCAACTCGCTCGGGCTGGCAACGCTTGCGTCGTGTTGCTGTCATAAGCGCAGCTTTACTTGCCGCGTTTCTTGTCGCTGTTACCGTGTGGCTCTGGTGGACTGTCCCGATCGCGGCCTCGGCGCAGCCGATGGTGCCGGGCCGCCTGATCCTGCTGACCCGCGAGGGCGTGCCCTTTGCCGAGGCCGGTTACCGGATGGATCGGCCGGTGGAGGTGGCAAAGCTGCCCAAGCACGTCGCGCAGGCCTTTTACGCGATCGAGGATCGCCGCTTCCCGAGCCACATCGGGATCGACCCCATCGGCATCGGCCGCGCGCTTTACAACAACCTGACCGGCGGGCCGCGTCAGGGCGGCAGCACGATCACCCAGCAGCTCGCCAAGAACGCCTATCTGCGCGATCCGGAGACGGGCAATCCCGATCCCGGCTACGGCCGCAAGGCGCGCGAGGCGGCGATTGCGGTATGGCTGGAGATGTGGCTGACCAAGGATCAGATCCTCGAACGCTATCTCTCGATGGTGCCGTTCGGACAGGATGTTTACGGGTTGCGCGCCGCCTCGCTCCACTATTTCCGCCGCCAGCCGGAGCGGCTGACGCTCGAACAGGCGATCATGCTGGCCGGGCTGGTGCAGGCGCCGAGCGCCTATGATCCGGCGCGCAACGAGGCCAAGGCGCGCAAACGGGCAATGCGGGTGGCAGAGGCGATGCAGGCGGCCGGCTATCTCCCGCCCGGCCGGGATGGCCTCCCCGCCATTGCCGAACTCGATATCCGGCGCGATCCGCCCCAGAAGACGGGCTTCTATTTCTCCGACTGGGTGATGGCCGATGCGCGCGCGATGGTCGGGCGCGAATATGCCGAGCAGCGGGTCACCACCACGCTCGACGCACGCCTCCAGATCGCCGCGCAAGAGGCCATCCGCGCGCTGCCCTATGACGGGGTCGAAGCCGCGCTGGTGGCGATGCGCCCCAATGGCGAGGTGGTGGCGATGATCGGCGGGCGGGATTACAGCCGCTCGCAATTCAACCGCGCAACCAGCGGCAACCGCCAGCCGGGATCGACCTTCAAGCTGTTCACCTACCTTGCCGCACTCGAGACCGGGATGCGTCCCGGTTCGCTGGTGTCGAACGCCCCGATCACCGAGGGCGATTATCGTCCGGCCAACGCCAATGGCCAATATGGGGGCGAAATCAGCCTCACGCAGGCCTTTGCCTCTTCAAGCAACGTCGCCGCGGTGCGCCTGTTCGAAGAGGTCGGGCCTGACCGGGTGGTCGATATGATGCGCCGCTTCGGGATCACCGGGGCGGTGGACATGAACCCCTCGCTGGCGCTGGGCACGATCGGTGCATCGCCGATGGCGATGACGGCGGCCTATGCCGGGGTCGCGGCGGGCAAGGCCGGGGTGGTGCCCTATGGCCTGCAACCGGTGACCGATGCGCAAAAGGAAGACCGCGCCGCCGCTGCGCAGACCGCCGAGCCGCTCGAAGAGCAGGCGGCAAGCGATATGCGCGCGATGCTGCGCGCGGTGATCGACGGGGGCACCGGCAAGGCGGCCAAGCTGCCTGTCCCCGCCTATGGCAAGACCGGCACCACCCAGAACAACCGCGACGCCTGGTTCATCGGCTATGCCGGCGAGCTGGTGGTGGGGGTATGGCTCGGCAATGACACCGGCATCGCCAACCCGGAAATCTCCGGTGGGGATGCAGCAGCGCGGCTGTGGCGCGACTTCATGCTGCGCGCGATCGCAGCCGACCGGCTGATGATCCCCACGGCCGGTGCCGATCCCGGCGGCGCGGCTGGTCGCGGCAGCAACGGCGGCGGCGGCGGCGGCAGCAGCGGCGATGGTGGCGGCACAGCGGGTAACGGCAGCACACTTCCCGCCCTCCCGCCCCTGCGCGGCGACGATGGGCGGACGGTCGAGATTCCGGCCACCGGAACCCCCTTCCGCCCCGTTTCCAGCACGCGCGGGATCGACTCAAGCGGCAATGGCGTGCCCCGCACGCTCGACCAGCTTGAGGCGGAAAGCCGCCCGATGCCCGGCAATGCCATCGGCGTGCCCTCAAGCGCCGGGTTCGAGGGCGGAGGCGAGGAAGCGCTGCGGCGCGCCCGGCGCGAGCTTGAGGACATCAGCGCCGGGCAGCAGCAGCCCTCCGGCACGCCCCAGCGCCTGCCCTTGCCCACCGCGCAGCGTCCGCCGCCATCCACCATCGTCCAGCAGCCGCAGCGCCGCAGCAGCCGCCGCGATACCGGCGACGAGGACGAGGATTTCACCATCGATTGCGGCAACGACTCATGCTGATCCCACATCTCTCCCCACCACCGGGCGCAAGCCTGACCCGTCGACAAGCGAGGACATGATGAAGCGACTACTGCACGTGTTTCTGGGTGTGCTGGCCCTGATCGGCCTTCATTCTGCCGCAACCGCTCAGGCGCTCGGCCAGCCCAAGGTTGCGGTCTACAATTTCAGGGACCCCAACCAGACCGGCCTTGGCGTCCAGATGCGCGACATGATCAGCACCGCGGTGATCAACAGCGGCAAGTTCACCGTGATCTCGCGCGATTTCGCCTCGGCCGAAGAAGAAGCCCAGCTGGCCCGCGCCGGCAAGACCACGCGCGGGGCCAAGGGGGTCAAGCCCAAGGCGGAGTCCTTCGATTACTCGATCGAAGGGTCGATCACCTCGGTCCAGTTCGGCGAGAAGAAGGACGTCACCGGCGCCGTGCTCGACGGCCTCCTGCTGGGCGGCAAGGGAGTTGCCGGCGGCTGCGTGGCGGGGACCTTCTCGGTCAGCATCGACGTGGTGGTGAAGAACATCGGCTCGCAGGAAATCCGCTATGCCGCGAGCCTCACCAAATCGCTCACCAGCGAATGTCGCCGGGCCGGGGGCGCGGTCGATTATCCGGTGGTGATGCGCGCCATTGCCAATGATCTGGCCAAGGAATTTGCGCTCAAGATCGTCCCGATCAAGGTCATCGCAATCCAGGCCGACGGCGGTCTGGTGTTTAACTATGGCGACAGCATCCTGCCTGCGGAAACCTATGTGAAGATCTTCGGCCCTTCGGAGGAAATCCTTTCGGATGGCAAGATGCTGACGATGGACGGCCCCTTTCTGGGCCGGGTGAAGATCACCAACGCCAATGCCGAAACCGCGCGCGGCGCGATCGAGGGGGAAGCGGGCCAGATCACCGTCGGCGCGACCGCCAGCATCGATGCCAATCAGGAACCGGGGAAGACCGACAAGAAAAAGAAAAAGCGCTGATGCCGCGCGGATCAGGCCGCAACCCGCCCGGTTGCGGCCTGAAGCTTCAAGGACGTGAAGCCCCTCTCCACTCGAAAAGGATGCCAGCCATGATCCGCAATCTTCGTTCAGCCACGCTCGCCGCCATGCTGCTTGCAGGGGCCACCAATGCCGAGGCGGGCTCGCTGTCGGTGGGCAAATGGACCACCGAAGACAGCTGCCGTTACATCGTCACCGAATGGGAGCGCGAGGTCGGCGTAGCCGCAGGTTCGTCGCAATCGGCAGGCACGGTGACGCGGACGCCCTACGGCACCAGCGCCGCGCGCCAATCCTCGAGCGAAAGCAGTTCGGCCTATCTGCGCGAATGGGGCACGATCCTGAACGAGATCTGCACCCAGAACTTCCCCCGCATCCGCACCACCATGGCATCCGCCCTTGCCTCCAACGGCTCGGTCAATCCGGGCGACGGCACCTATTCGGTCGACGGCTTCCTCACCGACTTCGGCTACGAGAACAATTCCTACGACAGCGATTCCACCTCGGAAGCCAATGACAACATCCTTGTCAGCGTCAGTTATCAGGTGCGCGATGCCAAGGGGAACATCGTCTATGGCGGCGCGCTGACCAAAAGCTTCAACGTCTCGACCATGATGCAGACCGGGAACGCGACCTTCCAGAAGTCGCAATCGGGCCGCACGGTGTTCTCGCAGCTGCAGGAGGAGCTGGGCTATGCCGTCGCAAGGCAGATCCTGTTCCATTTCGAACCCTTGCGCGTCGTTGCCAATGACGGGCGGGCGGTGGCCTTCAACTACGGCCCGCCGCTGATCCCGATGGGGGCTGCGATCATGGTGTCGGGCGAACGCTCGCTGATGCCCACGCGGCTGGTGGTGACCGGCGCCCTGCCCGGCCGCGCGGTTGCGCAAAGCCCGGTGATGGCGAGCGTGGCAGACGTGACGATCGGCTCGGCCGCCTTCTTCGCGGAGGAGGAAGACCCCTACGCCGACCAGTCGTCCATCCCGAGCGTGGAGCTGCCGTGATCCTATAGACAAAAGGGAAGAAGGGAACGACCAGTGCGGTGGTTGCTTCAGATTTTGGTGCTCTTAGCGCTCGCCCCCACTCCGGTTCAGGCGCAACGCCGGACAGCGGACGAATGGCTCGAGATCAACCTGAAGGCTTGCGAAGAGGCATTTCAAAGCCGCAAGCGTTACAAGAATGTGCGAGATACGGGCCAAAGCGAAACGATACGCCAACAGTGTATTGCTTCGGCCAGAAAGCGTCATGCATCCGAAAAGGCGGCTGAACAGCGTGCCCGCGAGCAGCAGCAAGCGCAGGAGCGCAAGCGTGCCGAGGCGCGGGCACGGGCAGGCTTACCTGCGGGTGACCCCCGATAGGACGCCCTTCAGCACAGCGCCCGTTCGCGCGCGATCATCGCGGCGTGGGTGCGGTTCTTGGCGCCGAGCTTGCGGCAGATCAGCTTGACGTGGAGCTTGATGGTCGGCTCGCGCAGGTCGAGGTCGCGGGCGATTTCCTTGTTGGCCTGCCCGGCGCACAGCCCGGCCAGCACCTGCTTTTCGCGCGGCGACAGGCCTGAGGCGGTCTCGGCCGGTGCCTGCGAGGGGCGGTGCAGGTCGATCGGCATATAGGTCTCGCCGGCAGCCATGAAGCGGATCGCGTTGACCAGCGAGCGCGCGGGCAGCGTCTTGGGCAGATAGCCCGCCGCGCCTGACGCCAGCACCTGTTCGGCCACCCCCGGCGGGGCAAGCCCGCTCATCAGCGCCACCGGCCGGCCAAAGCTCGCCGCCAGCGCGGCATCGAGCCCGGCATAGCCATCCATCCCCGGCATCCCGTAATCGAGCACCACGAGATCATAGGGCGGCGCGGCCTCGGCAATGCGGGCGAGTGCGGTGGGCAGATCGGCGACGGTATCGACCGCAAAGCCGCCCTCGGCCTCGAGGTAGGAGCGCAGCACGTCGCGCAGCAATTCGTGGTCGTCGGCTATCAGGATACGCATCAGGAATTCCTCTCACGCGCCGCCGCAATCGCCCCCGCGGCGGCTGTGGCGAGCCGTGCGGCGCTGGTGGGCTTGCCCAGAACGCCATCGAACACGCCCTCCGGCCCCTGGTGCAGCTGATGCACGCGGGGGAGCGCGGTGAGCAGCAGGATCGGCAGATCGCTGCGGATCTTGCGCAATTGCTGGGCAAGTCTGGCGCCGTTCATGGCGGGCATATCATAGTCGGTGATGACCAGATCCCAGCCTGCGGGATCATCCTTCAGCGTGTCGATCGCATCGTGCGGATCGATGCAGGGGCCGACTTCGACCCCCAGCCGCTCAAGCATCGCGGCCAGCGTATCGACCACCGCAGGATTATCGTCGACCACCAGCACCGCCTTGCCGACTAGGCCCGGGCCGGAGCGCGCCGGCGCATCGCCGCCGTCAGCCGGATCGGCGCTGGCACTCGGCTGGAGCGGCCACCAGATCTCGAATTCCGTGCCGCAATCGGGCCACGACTGGATCGCCAGCGCGCCGTTATTGCTGGCGATGATCCCCGCCACCACCGCAAGGCCAAGGCCCGTGCCAGCCTCGCCCTTGTGGGTGAAGAAGGGTTCGAACACCTGTTCCAGCTCTTCCGGGCGGATGCCCATGCCGGTGTCGCTGATGCGGATCAGCGCGGCGGGCACCTGCGGCAGCGAGCCGAGCACCAGCTTTCCGGTCGGCTGACGTCCCTCGGCCGCCATCACTTCAAGCTTGATGCGCTGCGTCCCCCCCGGACGCAGCGCGTCGCGGGCGTTGAGAGCGATGTTGAGCACCACCTGATTGAGCTCGGTATCGTCGGTCAGCGCCATCAGCGGCGCGGGCGGGAGGTCAAGCTCGATCCGGTGGAGCGGATCGGTGAGGCTGGGCGCAACCAGATCGCGCACGTCCCACAGGATGCGGCGCAGATCGACCAGCTTGGGATGCGGCGTCCGGCGGCCCAGCGTCAGCAGCTTCTCCACCAGCCCGGCAGCGGTCGTCGCGGCGGACTGGATGCGCAGCGCGTGGTGGCGCACGCGGTTGTCGTCGATATGGCGCAGCAGCTCCGCCGTGCCCGAGATGGCGGCGATCAGATTGTTGAAGTCATGCGCGATCCCGCTCGCCAGCTGGCCGACGACTTCCTGCCGCTGGGCCAGCATCAGCTGCTCGCGCAGCCGTGCCTTCTCGCGCTCCATCCCGCGCCGCTCGCCGACATCGCGGGTGACGCAGACGATCCCGCCTTCGGGCGCGAGCGAGAGCGCGATTTCCTGTTCGAGCGGCGCGCCATCCGCCTTCAGACCCTGAGTCTCGCCGCGCCACTGGCCTTGTGCGAAGAGGATCGGCATGACCTCGTCATTGATCCGCTGCGCCTCGTCAGGGGTGTAGAGCACGCTCCACGGCTGACCGACAAGGGCGTCCGGGTCGGGATAGCCAAACATCACCGCATGGGCGCGGTTCATGAAGATGAAGCGACCCTCGGCATCGGTCAGCGCCATGCCGTCGTCCGAGGCGTCGATCGCGGCGACCTGCCGGGCAAGGCGTGCTTCGGCGGCGACGCGCTCGGCCTCGGCCTGCTTGCGCGCGGAGACATCGCGGATGATCGCAGCAAATCCGGCAGGCGTGATGCCGTCCTCATCCTCGGGCCACATGGCAAGGCTGAGTTCGACCGGGATCTCGTGCCCGCCCTTGCACAGCGCGGGGACTTCGACCGTCTGGCCGACCAGCTTGGTATCCCCGCGCGCACGCAGCCGGGCAACACCCGCGTGATGGCCCTTGCGGTGCACCTGCGGGATGATGAGGTCGAGGCTTTGCCCCAGGGCTTCCTGCTCGCTCCAGCCGAACATCACTTCGGCGGCGCGGTTCCACAAGGTAATGCGGCTCGCCCCGTCGGCGCAGACGAAGGCGTCGGTGGTGGTCTGGGCGATCAGCTGGGCGATGCGCCGTTCCTGCCGCAGCTGGCGGTCGTCGGGCCCTTCGGCGGGATCGCCGGGAATCGGGAACAGGGTAAAATCGGGCTCAAGCATGATGATGTGCAATCCGGTTGGTTGGTCGCGTCAAACAGGAGCCTTGCGTGGTGTACGCGCACGGGGCGCGCAATCCGGCCTTATGGCGGAGAAACCTTATCCTTTCGTATAGGTGACCCCCTTCCTTCGGGATCGCCGCTATCCCGGCGGCGAGCGCGGTTAACCCATCCGCGCCGCTGGCTAGCCTTGCGTTATCAAGACAGCCCCGGCCCGGTCCGCCACATGGGGTTCAGCCACGGCAAGACCGCCGCTGGACAAGACCATGACCAAAGGACCAAACAGATGACCAAGATTTACGCCGTTGCCACCGTTCTCGCTTCGCTCGCCGCCGCCACTTCGGCGCAGGCCCAGTCGGCTGACGCCGGCGCTGGCGCGAAGATCATCGCGCCGCTGGAAATCAGCAACACGGCCGACCTCTACTTCGGCACCATCGCGCCTTCGACCACCGTCGCCGACAGCGTCGTCGTGCTGGCCGACGGCAGCCGCAAGTGCGGCCCGGCGCTGACCTGCCTGACCGCCGACCACACCGCCGCGGCTTTCGCGGTGACCGGTGAAGCCGACGCCTTTTACACGATCTCGCTCCCCCGCGAGATCAAGATCGTCAACGACAAGGGCACCGCGATGCGCGTGTCGGACTTCAACGGCTCGAAGGACGGCGGCCAGCTTCTGAAGGGTGAAGACAGCTTCACCGTCGGCGGCACGCTCGACGTCGGCGTCCGTCAGGAAGCCGGCAAGTA
This window contains:
- a CDS encoding transglycosylase domain-containing protein; this encodes MWLWWTVPIAASAQPMVPGRLILLTREGVPFAEAGYRMDRPVEVAKLPKHVAQAFYAIEDRRFPSHIGIDPIGIGRALYNNLTGGPRQGGSTITQQLAKNAYLRDPETGNPDPGYGRKAREAAIAVWLEMWLTKDQILERYLSMVPFGQDVYGLRAASLHYFRRQPERLTLEQAIMLAGLVQAPSAYDPARNEAKARKRAMRVAEAMQAAGYLPPGRDGLPAIAELDIRRDPPQKTGFYFSDWVMADARAMVGREYAEQRVTTTLDARLQIAAQEAIRALPYDGVEAALVAMRPNGEVVAMIGGRDYSRSQFNRATSGNRQPGSTFKLFTYLAALETGMRPGSLVSNAPITEGDYRPANANGQYGGEISLTQAFASSSNVAAVRLFEEVGPDRVVDMMRRFGITGAVDMNPSLALGTIGASPMAMTAAYAGVAAGKAGVVPYGLQPVTDAQKEDRAAAAQTAEPLEEQAASDMRAMLRAVIDGGTGKAAKLPVPAYGKTGTTQNNRDAWFIGYAGELVVGVWLGNDTGIANPEISGGDAAARLWRDFMLRAIAADRLMIPTAGADPGGAAGRGSNGGGGGGSSGDGGGTAGNGSTLPALPPLRGDDGRTVEIPATGTPFRPVSSTRGIDSSGNGVPRTLDQLEAESRPMPGNAIGVPSSAGFEGGGEEALRRARRELEDISAGQQQPSGTPQRLPLPTAQRPPPSTIVQQPQRRSSRRDTGDEDEDFTIDCGNDSC
- a CDS encoding DUF4402 domain-containing protein, with translation MTKIYAVATVLASLAAATSAQAQSADAGAGAKIIAPLEISNTADLYFGTIAPSTTVADSVVVLADGSRKCGPALTCLTADHTAAAFAVTGEADAFYTISLPREIKIVNDKGTAMRVSDFNGSKDGGQLLKGEDSFTVGGTLDVGVRQEAGKYTGSFTVAVEYQ
- a CDS encoding CsgG/HfaB family protein translates to MMKRLLHVFLGVLALIGLHSAATAQALGQPKVAVYNFRDPNQTGLGVQMRDMISTAVINSGKFTVISRDFASAEEEAQLARAGKTTRGAKGVKPKAESFDYSIEGSITSVQFGEKKDVTGAVLDGLLLGGKGVAGGCVAGTFSVSIDVVVKNIGSQEIRYAASLTKSLTSECRRAGGAVDYPVVMRAIANDLAKEFALKIVPIKVIAIQADGGLVFNYGDSILPAETYVKIFGPSEEILSDGKMLTMDGPFLGRVKITNANAETARGAIEGEAGQITVGATASIDANQEPGKTDKKKKKR
- a CDS encoding response regulator transcription factor, translating into MRILIADDHELLRDVLRSYLEAEGGFAVDTVADLPTALARIAEAAPPYDLVVLDYGMPGMDGYAGLDAALAASFGRPVALMSGLAPPGVAEQVLASGAAGYLPKTLPARSLVNAIRFMAAGETYMPIDLHRPSQAPAETASGLSPREKQVLAGLCAGQANKEIARDLDLREPTIKLHVKLICRKLGAKNRTHAAMIARERALC
- a CDS encoding PAS domain-containing hybrid sensor histidine kinase/response regulator, whose product is MLEPDFTLFPIPGDPAEGPDDRQLRQERRIAQLIAQTTTDAFVCADGASRITLWNRAAEVMFGWSEQEALGQSLDLIIPQVHRKGHHAGVARLRARGDTKLVGQTVEVPALCKGGHEIPVELSLAMWPEDEDGITPAGFAAIIRDVSARKQAEAERVAAEARLARQVAAIDASDDGMALTDAEGRFIFMNRAHAVMFGYPDPDALVGQPWSVLYTPDEAQRINDEVMPILFAQGQWRGETQGLKADGAPLEQEIALSLAPEGGIVCVTRDVGERRGMEREKARLREQLMLAQRQEVVGQLASGIAHDFNNLIAAISGTAELLRHIDDNRVRHHALRIQSAATTAAGLVEKLLTLGRRTPHPKLVDLRRILWDVRDLVAPSLTDPLHRIELDLPPAPLMALTDDTELNQVVLNIALNARDALRPGGTQRIKLEVMAAEGRQPTGKLVLGSLPQVPAALIRISDTGMGIRPEELEQVFEPFFTHKGEAGTGLGLAVVAGIIASNNGALAIQSWPDCGTEFEIWWPLQPSASADPADGGDAPARSGPGLVGKAVLVVDDNPAVVDTLAAMLERLGVEVGPCIDPHDAIDTLKDDPAGWDLVITDYDMPAMNGARLAQQLRKIRSDLPILLLTALPRVHQLHQGPEGVFDGVLGKPTSAARLATAAAGAIAAARERNS
- a CDS encoding S8 family serine peptidase, with the translated sequence MAVGFAPGAPNPIPVTAAQPHDKPNEPWELRFSRFVNEGGETGAHNLTGGVGQRGAGITIAHLDTGYTLHPELMHGGRVRTQDARTFTDPAPSYLSLKNLPSYLEQTLNVHIGAGIVVTSNSVQITAGASARVVFPDNGIDMLLGLNPSHGCSTASLFMSPVAVPPATNPGNNPPQYPVTAPQVAEGLGANRIDIIGTAPEAQYLPVRVTDSVMVDPIVANNMATGLRYILDKAKTDSSIGVISISLGMAAGEALKYAVIEQAIGAVADAGIIVCAAAGQTVEGHHSLFEGWAQTAESLAGTANQGSAAAQEAARVARIVEVVADFTGLALGSSYPTMKALCDDLVAKAKAAGRSAQEIARYLRFLELLLANEARAARIIGGPAYPGSDINTICCAACDVHGNPLNTGLYGIEVDITSPGVQTFSARSVLNGQGGVDHFVHRSDGTSYATAITAGACALWQAHHGRQNLITRFGKHLMVHAFRWALKHSAATQTVTGAQAPWDAARRGFGMLDAAALLQVQLPANANLLIEALHNEGVIDVVTRARLRTLSNLN